The DNA sequence TTCCCGCTGGCAGCGCGCGTCTGCGTCTGACGCTGACCGCCGCCCATGAATCTTCCGATATCGCCCGACTGCTGGAGGTACTGCATGACGGCGGTGAATAAACGTGCAGTAGCGGCGGCGTTTGGCCGCGCGGCAGAGCACTACTCCCGGCACGATGAACTACAGCGCCGTAGCGCCTCTTTGCTGCTGGAAAAGCTCGGGATGGTAGCTTTTCCCGAGGTGCTGGACGCGGGCTGCGGCCCTGGCAGCATGAGCCGTTTCTGGCTTGATGCGGGGAGTCGGGTGACGGCGCTGGATCTTTCCGCCGACATGCTGGCGGAAGCCCGTCGCGGGGAGTGCGCGCACCGCTACGTTGAAGGCGACATCGAAGCGCTGCCGCTGGCGGAGGGCTGCGTCGACCTGGCGTGGAGTAATCTTGCGGTGCAATGGTGCGGCAGCCTCGCCACCGCTCTTAACGAACTTTATCGGGTGGTGCGGCCGGGCGGGCGGGTTGCGTTCACTACCCTGTTGGCTGGCTCTTTGCCGGAGCTGAACCAGGCCTGGCGAGCCATCGACGAACGGCCGCACGCCAATCGTTTTCTCAGCGAACAGGCGGTACGTCAGGCGCTGGCTGATCGTCGCGCCGTCGGCCACGTTCATACCATCACGCTGCCGTTTAATGATGCACTCAGCGCGATGCGTTCGCTCAAAGGCATCGGCGCGACTCATTTGCACCAGGGACGCAGCGCGGCGACGCTCAGTCGCCGCAAACTGCGGCAGCTTCAGCTCGCCTGGCCGCAGCAGCAGGGCCAGTGCCCGCTGACGTACCATCTTTTTACAGGAGTCATCGAACGTGATTAAACGTTTTTTCGTTACCGGTACCGACACCGAAGTGGGGAAAACCGTTGCCAGCAGCGCTCTGCTGCAGGCGGCCAACCGCGCGGGATATAAGAGCGCGGGCTATAAACCGGTGGCTTCCGGCAGCGAATATACGGCACAGGGGCTGCGCAATGACGATGCGCTGGCCCTGCAGCGTAATAGCCGGGTGGCGCTGCGTTACGAACAGGTTAATCCCTTTACTTTTGCCGAACCAACGTCGCCACATATCATCAGCGCCGCCGAAGGGCGACCGATTGACGCCGCCACGATTTCTGCGGGCCTGCGCGGGCTGGAAGCGTTGTCGGACTGGGTGCTGGTTGAGGGGGCGGGAGGCTGGTTTACGCCGCTTTCAGAAGCCCTGACCTTTGCCGATTGGGTTCAGGAGGAGCAGCTGCCGGTGATTCTGGTGGTCGGCGTTAAGCTGGGGTGTATCAACCACGCAATGCTTACCGCCCGGGCGGTGCTTCATGCCGGGTTGCCGCTGGCGGGATGGATAGCTAACGATATCCAGCCGCCGGGCAAACGTCATTCTGAGTATCTGGCGACGCTGAAGCGCGTGCTGCCCGCGCCGTTTCTGGGCGAAATCCCGTGGCTGGCGGATGCCGCTCAGCGCGAAGATCTCGGCCGGTTTCTTGACCTCAGCGCGCTGGATCCGGCGTCATCCATTTTGCCAGCAGCGGCGCATCCAGCTGCATAACATCGCCCTGGGCGACGTTGCGACCGCAGTGGAGCAGACAGAAACGATCCGCCACCCGGCGGATAAACGGCAGGTGCTGCTCGGCGATCAGTATCGTCAGCCCAATATCGCGATTCAGGCGCACCAGCAAATCTCCCAGCTTGTGGAGGAAACGCTGCCCGCCAACGCGTGATGGTTCATCAAGGATCAGCAGGCGCGGGCGGGTTATCAGCGCCCGGGCCAGCGCCAGCTGGTACTGATCGTCCGCGGTGAGCGTAATCCCTTTACTCTGCCGCAGGGCGTAAAGCTCGGGAAACAGATCGTAAATCTCCCCGGCGAACGCTGAGGCCGGTTCGCCACCCGCCGCCAGGGCGATATGCAGATTTTCCTCTACGCTTAGCTGCGAAAAGATACGTTTATCCTGCGGTACGTAGCCAATGCCGATGGCGCTACGCGACTGCGCGGAGAGCGGCATCAGGTCATAGGGCGCGGCTCCCGCTTCCTGCCAGGTCATACTGCCGCTGGCGACCGGAAGGTGGCCGGTAATGCAGTTGACGAGCGTTGTTTTTCCCATTCCCTGACCTCCCATAACGCCAGTGCACTGACCTGGCTTAAGCTCAAGATCGACATTCCACAGCGTGTGCTGGCTTCCGTAATAGTGATTGACGGCACGTAGACTCAACATAGACGTTTTCTCCTTTCCTGGGATAGCAGGCGACAAGAAGATGCTGCAAATCTCTTGCCAGGAAAAAGAACTCTCGGTATTTGCTGATAAACACAGATGCGGCCGGGAGAAAGGCGGCCAGCCTTGCACTTTCCCGGTGCCGGGACGCTGAAATGTGGTGCATAAATAACAAAAATTCCAGCTATTCTTAGCCGATAAATAGCAAAAAAAAATCAATAAAATTTTTTTGCAACCGGTTTTACTGCAGCGGTCAGGTTTGTCCGGGTAGCATGGGTCATGGGCTGCAGACAGTTATCCACTATTCCTGTGGATAACCTTGTGTATTAGAGTTAGAAAACTTGCGGTAAGCTAGAGAGTACGCGGCCTGCGGGCGAATTGACGCGAAACCCGTCTTTTATTAAAAACCCTTAAATATCAATTAATTGAATAAAAGCAATGCCTGTAAGAAAAGTGTCACCGGCTGCCATAAAACATTCATTACCTTGCTTGACAAATGTTAAATATCAAAACTTTTTGGGGATAACCCCACAGAGTGGTGGATTATTCCGTAAAGCGGTTTTTATTCGTTCATGATGATGGCAAAAAAGGCTGATTCGTCTGGATACGATAATATAACACTGTTTTTATATCCAGTATTTTTTGTTGGCAAAAGCTGAGCCGACGAGTAGAATTAAACACCTGCCGTCCAACCCTT is a window from the Klebsiella oxytoca genome containing:
- the bioC gene encoding malonyl-ACP O-methyltransferase BioC — encoded protein: MTAVNKRAVAAAFGRAAEHYSRHDELQRRSASLLLEKLGMVAFPEVLDAGCGPGSMSRFWLDAGSRVTALDLSADMLAEARRGECAHRYVEGDIEALPLAEGCVDLAWSNLAVQWCGSLATALNELYRVVRPGGRVAFTTLLAGSLPELNQAWRAIDERPHANRFLSEQAVRQALADRRAVGHVHTITLPFNDALSAMRSLKGIGATHLHQGRSAATLSRRKLRQLQLAWPQQQGQCPLTYHLFTGVIERD
- the bioD gene encoding dethiobiotin synthase produces the protein MIKRFFVTGTDTEVGKTVASSALLQAANRAGYKSAGYKPVASGSEYTAQGLRNDDALALQRNSRVALRYEQVNPFTFAEPTSPHIISAAEGRPIDAATISAGLRGLEALSDWVLVEGAGGWFTPLSEALTFADWVQEEQLPVILVVGVKLGCINHAMLTARAVLHAGLPLAGWIANDIQPPGKRHSEYLATLKRVLPAPFLGEIPWLADAAQREDLGRFLDLSALDPASSILPAAAHPAA
- a CDS encoding ABC transporter ATP-binding protein gives rise to the protein MLSLRAVNHYYGSQHTLWNVDLELKPGQCTGVMGGQGMGKTTLVNCITGHLPVASGSMTWQEAGAAPYDLMPLSAQSRSAIGIGYVPQDKRIFSQLSVEENLHIALAAGGEPASAFAGEIYDLFPELYALRQSKGITLTADDQYQLALARALITRPRLLILDEPSRVGGQRFLHKLGDLLVRLNRDIGLTILIAEQHLPFIRRVADRFCLLHCGRNVAQGDVMQLDAPLLAKWMTPDPAR